One Coccinella septempunctata chromosome X, icCocSept1.1, whole genome shotgun sequence genomic window carries:
- the LOC123321872 gene encoding uncharacterized protein LOC123321872 has protein sequence MAMMYLMITASYKHTHFSDSLETAIRKAGDAEYTSNDEEKGRGKRKKKFRQPSTSPSTDDREGGYKSMFQEDSVDSLEFFLTFVDSISPPPKLDIEQAEIIWEQPCEELSEALNLDVDINSGNNLTQNMLCRTLNNLCLFIVVTPFAKGEDVISEVFQSSEYSVTSESHTPSSGIHILEQLANWVLFCHMINMLFSFHCRIRQGEH, from the exons ATGGCTATGATGTATCTCATGATCACTGCCTCATACAAACATACACATTTTTCAGATTCACTAGAGACTGCTATCAGGAAAGCAGGAGATGCGGAATATACATCTAATGATGAGGAGAAAGGAAGAggcaaaagaaagaaaaaatttcgcCAGCCTTCCACTAGCCCATCTACAGATGATAGAGAAGGTGGGTATAAGTCAATGTTTCAAGAGGATTCAGTTGACTCACTTGAGTTTTTCTTGACGTTTGTAGACAGTATTTCGCCTCCACCCAAATTGGATATTGAGCAGGCTGAAATCATATGGGAGCAGCCATGTGAGGAATTATCCGAAGCACTGAACCTAGATGTTGACATCAACTCAGGTAATAACTTGACTCAAAATATGCTATGCAGAACATTGAATAACCTATGTTTATTTATAGTGGTAACACCTTTTGCAAAAGGAGAAGATGTCATCTCAGAAG tgtttCAGAGTTCAGAATATTCTGTCACGAGTGAATCACATACACCTTCATCAGGTATTCATATTCTTGAGCAGCTTGCTAATTGGGTTTTATTTTGTCATATGATTAATATGCTTTTTTCTTTCCATTGTAGAATTAGACAAGGGgaacattga